In Melanotaenia boesemani isolate fMelBoe1 chromosome 18, fMelBoe1.pri, whole genome shotgun sequence, the sequence AACAGAGACAAACGCTCCATATAACAAATACTCACAATATGAGTAACGGATTCCAAGTTTGGCTGGGTGCTTTTTGTTCCGAATCACAGCTGTCCCTTCAACAGACCTCAATTTGTTTTgactgaaaaacacacacacacacacacacaaaataacttGAATCACAGTTGGAGGTTTTTGATACCTTAATATAAGCATGACATGCCAAAGCTCCAGCTTAATCTCAAGCTGAATTTGGTGTAGTTTCCAATAATATagaagattattttaaatttaataacaaATCAAATGAAGAAACAGTCACTGTGTCTCAGTACTCACAACATCTGAGTGTTCACCACCTTGATGGTACCATCTTTCCTCAGTGAATAGTCTACCTCATTACACTTTCCTTGAGCAAAGTAGGCAGGTATCTTCTCGATCTCATACCACGTTCCAAGGTACTTTAACAGAAGGAAGTTATTACATTGGTAGCTAGCAGTATAAACTGTGACCATGCATTATTAAGCATTAGTTACCTTGTCAAGTTTGAAGTTGGGCTGTACACTTGGAGTGGGACAGGGACCCAATTGAGTGATCTGAGCAGAGATCAGAGGCAGCATCAGGAGGAGGAAGTAGACGGCAGAGTTCATGGCTTCAGGAGACAAGTGAAGGTTACACCTGTTAGAAGAGAAATCCACCCGTTTACAGGTGTGTTTCTGTAGCTGCCAAAATGTGAAGGTAATACAAAAGTTGTGCCACAAAAACATGTCGCTGCTGGAAGCAGCATTTCCTCCAGTACAGCCACATCTCAGTACAAATATGTTGCATTGTGGGTAATACAGGCACAAAGTTTTAACAAAGAGGCAGGCAAACATGGGAAGGCTTTattcttaaatatttaatctttacACTAAGAATAAAGCAAtggaatttttttgttttcttatttccttCTAACTAAAATTAagaataaaccttttttttcctaccTGAGTTGTGTGAAGATTTCAGGCCTGAGGTTGACTCAAAAATCCAGCAGCTCAGGCTCCGAAGACAGCACAGGCTCTTGTTCATGTTGCTGGCAGCACGGAGCGGcttttaaagtgttttcatgTGCACATCCCTGCATTTTGAGATTGATGACGTTGTGATAAGTGATAAACAGCATGACTCATTCATGTCCCACAGTCCTGATAGCTGGTTATTTAGACTACCTCTAAATAATTAGTGCTACCTCATCATTAGGTTGTGTTTTACTCCACTGTTCCATTTCAACTTCATGTAAGTTTATCCTCACATTGGGAAAACCAGAAAAGCAAATAATATTTGGCTCAAACATGACCCACATCTGCAGTTTTATTTGGCCCATGTTTGATCTTGAATTATTATCATTTGATAAAAGTGTGAATGTGACTCCATACTGTCATgattcatggtttatgttccttGGTTTACTGACTCCATAAAGTCTAAACGCAGGTACACATCCTTTAGATGTGGCCCTAATCTATATTTTCTTTGGGTCTTTAGGTTATGTTTAAGTTTCACATCACTTGTTATAACCCATGTTAAAGGGGGTTTGTTACATCTAGGATATTTGGAGTTTATGGACAATACAACATATGACATAATGTAGAGCTGCAGCTAATTTTAATGtactttcattttattattctaccaatattataaaacaatatataagaTAATACCTGGTATTTATATatcataaatataatatataaatatataataaatagtgTTTCACCCTAAGACAATCTACAGATGAAACAGTACAAGACTGCACAGGACAAAATGGAGCAAACAATAGAAATGATGCAGCATTTACTCAAAACTGGAAAAGTCAGAACTCTATCAGGAGATAAGATTGATGAGTATTATTAGTTACAGCTGTTAAAGTGTAAGAAAAAATTGTACTCGATCAAACAGAATCGTACTAAGAGTACAAGACAACCTATGAATCCGTACGTAGAAACAGCTTATTCAGTAGAAGCTCTTAGAATTAGacaaatacaacctcagataaACAATTACAAATTACACGGTGTCATTGTTTATTCAGCACAAGATCTTGCAAAAACAGCAACTTTTCAATGACTTGGACCTGTAGAAGCTCTTAGAATTAGGCAAATACAGTCTCAGATAAACAattacatatatgtatatatatatatatatatatatatatacatatacatagatagatagatagatagatagatagatagatagatagatagatagatagagattAGTgttgggcaacgattaaaatttttaattgcgattaatcgcatgacgtggtgcgattaatcacgattaatgtctctttcctttcctttccttggctaaatatttttttaaatctatctttcttgtcattaggttggatacccgggcctttttttttttcttttacattattttccacaaatatctacatcccttagaagaaagtctgtttatcctctttttataaaggtttatgtttttctttattttaaaacctaaaaatggaaataaaaatgtggttcttcaaaaataacaaatatcctatggtgactcttcattaaaaatatatattaatttgcctttttgaaaaggtcttgtaacatttgcagctttaaaggagttttttttagctggctgagggaaaaatggctctttgtattggaaaggctgcagacccctgcactaaacacataaccTATAGACAACCTATGAATCCGTACGTAGAAATAACTTATTCAGCACAAGGTCCTGCAAAATATGACGGGccatttgagacattattcagaattaccctctcacagataCATACGAAATTTAAGTTATTCGTACATCATACTAAAACCTCTcgtatatcatactgaaattattcacacattatagtaaaacctctcatacacaatactgaaatttcctctcataatatactgaaatgctcttatacactatactgaaaacATTGGCACACTATCGTAAAATGTCTGAAGTcacatttcactagtatgtatgaaaggaattctactagtgtgtgtgagagggaattgcAATTGAAAAGGAAGTTGCTTCAGTTGAAATGGAAGTCATGAAGTGGAAAAACAGGAGTGCATGATCATGTCAGGACCCAAACATATCCCATAATCATGGCATCATGGCTAATTGCTATTGGGTTAATCCCTCCACGTGCACGAAGATGTCCACCGCAGTGTCCAGGTTGTATTCCGTTGCAGGGAAAACATCCTCAGCCTTAGGGGTGAAGAAGTCCACCCTGCGTTGTTTCTCCTCCAGTGGAAGAAGCTTCCAGAAAGGGCAGGAAGCCTGGGAGGTCAATGCTAAGCCGGCATGGTGAGCACCGAGGCAGCGTTCGCATTTCCTGTGGAGGTCGGTGCTGAGGATGTAGACCGAACACTGGCGgacatgatgaagacgatgaTGATCGTGGATCAGGACTCAGTTCTGCTAGCAGGTGTAGCTGGGAGCCGATTGTCTGGTCTCATCCTAATTTATACTCGAGGCTGAGGTGGGGCCCACCCAGCAGCTGGGCATGGACTAAAGTCCAGAGGAAAGGACTGAGCGTACTTCTTAAAGAAGCTAAAATCATTTGAtgtctgattgttttatgtcttctgtAAGTCTGTCGGAGAAAGTGTAATCTGCTTTCcagcatctgctggggcagcagaaccagaacctgagcCCAACTCAAGTAACTAAATATTAACTCTTTGTTAATGTGGTAGTAATACTATGAGTGGGGCCCTGGGAATGATACTTAGGCTGGAAACTACTTTTGGTGAAAGGGAGAAACAATTTCTAGTTAGCATTTACCCAGTCTGCCAGAATCTGTGTCCCCTGGATAACTGAGAGGTAGGTATACACCAGGAGCTAATTATTGATAAAAACAGGTCAAAAGATAAAAGACTCAACctgaaccaaaaaaaacaaaacaacaaaaaagcacttaggtgtgtgttaacacaatgccaatcAGAAAAGACATAATCACTGATCTCAGGGAAAAAACTGTTGCTGTCCATTAATCTGACAaacaaattttatatatatatatatattactgctGGGTAACAAAtacaactttttaatttataatgCAAGCATTTAATTgaaattaacataatttaattgaattttaattgaaaagagtaaaaaaaagaaaagaaaaaaaagtgccatTTTAAGTAATTTAGCTAAGGGCTCCAGCTGatctcttttaatgtttttgtccacactttTCATTAATAGGCATAAATATCTGCCAGTAAACCAGGGTGAAAtcggccagctgcagctttgagTTTGGTCATGGAGCAGAAGTAAACGTCTCCTGCTctggagctgggactggtgctaAGGACCGaggctttttaatgtttatggaTGGTGGAGGGGCTTGATTCAGCAtcgctgctcattgagaagagtaaatgttacatgctttcacgtcagtctctaACAGTCTCagatatcaccagaaaaaggcCCTGGATTAGTTGCTAGTGTTGGAATACGTCTGATTACCCCGAGTTTGTTTGATGAAAAGAATCACTGAACCCTGGTATGGttcacacatttatttagaCGTAAGAGACTACATGAGCAATTCCACACAGATATATCTGGAGACTAACTAGAAGCAGAAACAAACGCTACGAGATCCAAGCAGAGTCTAAACACTCAGGAAGTGCTATCTTATTTTATACTTCACTCTCTGCCCTAGAAACCAATCCAGTCTGGTTAAGATGCTGTACATGTCTATGTGCTGTTcgaaaacaaaacatctgtgtCAAAAGTcactttctgtgtgtgtgtgtgtgtgtgtaggaatCTGCTGTCTGTCCTGTTATGCAGCTTCAAGGCTGAGAGATAAGTATTCTCTTCTGCAGCTGTCTCCCTACTAACTGAAAACAAGCTTCACTATACCACTCATAAGCAGCTATTTATGATTATATCCTTCTGTTACCTGACTCCCGTACGTGTCACCTGTCTTAATTGTTTTCCCATCATCACACTGCTcactgttttaaaaatagaacTGCTAGAGGCGTCTGAAAACGTGCTAAATATAGCACCCAAGCTCTGACGTGCACAATAATGCAGTAATCATACTGGAAATCGTACACTgacaaactgaaattaaattcaTG encodes:
- the LOC121629199 gene encoding apolipoprotein D-like; this translates as MNSAVYFLLLMLPLISAQITQLGPCPTPSVQPNFKLDKYLGTWYEIEKIPAYFAQGKCNEVDYSLRKDGTIKVVNTQMFQNKLRSVEGTAVIRNKKHPAKLGIRYSYFAPFHPYWIISTDYTNVALVFSCTSILNLFNYQNVWILGRSRTLPAMTVNNAKKLLQKKGINVSKMSAVDQSCTP